A region of Streptomyces sp. TG1A-60 DNA encodes the following proteins:
- a CDS encoding glycoside hydrolase domain-containing protein, whose amino-acid sequence MIRSIHRAAEAADTHGHQPVRPDEWVFMADELVLRAQKFINTYNVDGIPTVTEDGVTGWGTMYALTRCLQHELGLTALSDNFGPGTLAALETNYPKLNANTVPSANFCRIIQSALYCKGYDGGEIDGKYNERVSTAVKKLKSDMSVTGAYPSDYLTPKVFKGLLNMDAYTRVDGGSAGIRIVQQLLNRRYVTRRDFRIIPCDGRHSRDVAKSMLLAIQYELGMSDGVANGVFGPGTQGGLKEHPVSLGSTGVWVQLFTAGMILNHRTIPLTATFTSEVRDAVSAFQEFTRLSVTGQGDFRTWASLLVSTGDPSREGTASDCVTTITPARAKTLHDKGYRYVGRYLSNVPGSLLDKEIKPGELDTIATSGLRCFPIYQTYGASAGYFRNTQGTVDAYAAIERAVHYGFKPGTRIFFAVDFDALDHEITSNIIPHFRAIRRVLAADGRYGVGIYGPRNVCTRVHREGLSKASFVSDMSTGFSGNLGYSLPIDWAYDQIATITIGSGEGAIEIDKNIASGRDKGQNSFDPKPRSVEPDGLFDTSRRAALLEDIQAYLESENLPEEGGGPEGVVQLFSTTEAFNLLMEHDHIVTSVAKKMRIRKAMVMCPLLWEIRKLQNLDFLFDHGVVTYHTTVDWDPTDIYNKRDSSTGLGQIFAATAIKARNHLIDKGRITASVMNPDNDDDVWEIWQKLNGEQYTRNTYNIQHVAYALMHAGAMMGVGLPTLDYPDRSTRLCLERYRGEDEVAERDGHTQLGLYRVIENHFAPLR is encoded by the coding sequence GTGATCCGCTCGATCCACCGCGCGGCCGAAGCGGCGGACACGCATGGCCATCAGCCGGTCCGACCAGACGAATGGGTATTCATGGCAGACGAACTCGTCCTGCGGGCACAGAAGTTCATCAACACCTACAACGTCGACGGCATACCCACCGTCACGGAGGACGGCGTCACCGGCTGGGGCACCATGTACGCTCTCACCCGCTGCCTCCAGCACGAGCTCGGCCTCACCGCCCTGTCGGACAACTTCGGGCCCGGCACCTTGGCCGCGCTGGAGACCAACTACCCCAAGCTCAACGCCAACACCGTGCCCTCGGCAAACTTCTGCCGCATCATCCAGTCCGCCCTGTACTGCAAGGGCTACGACGGCGGTGAGATCGACGGCAAGTACAACGAGCGCGTCTCCACTGCCGTCAAGAAGCTCAAGTCGGACATGAGTGTCACAGGCGCCTACCCCAGCGACTACCTCACTCCCAAGGTGTTCAAGGGCCTGCTCAACATGGACGCCTACACCAGGGTCGATGGCGGCAGCGCCGGCATCAGAATCGTCCAGCAACTGCTCAACCGCCGTTACGTCACCCGCAGGGACTTCCGCATCATCCCCTGCGACGGCCGGCACTCCCGCGATGTGGCCAAGTCCATGTTGCTGGCCATCCAGTATGAACTCGGCATGTCCGACGGTGTCGCCAACGGCGTGTTCGGCCCCGGCACGCAGGGCGGGCTGAAGGAGCACCCCGTATCCCTCGGTTCAACGGGGGTGTGGGTCCAGCTGTTCACCGCGGGCATGATCCTCAACCACCGGACCATTCCGCTTACCGCAACCTTCACCAGCGAGGTTCGGGACGCGGTGAGTGCCTTCCAGGAATTCACCAGGCTTTCCGTCACGGGGCAGGGAGACTTCCGGACATGGGCCTCGTTGCTGGTCTCCACCGGAGATCCCAGCCGTGAGGGGACCGCGTCGGACTGTGTCACCACCATCACGCCGGCGCGCGCCAAGACCCTGCACGACAAAGGCTACCGGTACGTCGGCCGCTATCTGAGCAACGTCCCCGGCTCGCTCCTGGACAAGGAGATCAAACCGGGGGAACTCGACACCATCGCCACGAGCGGGCTGCGTTGCTTCCCCATCTACCAGACCTATGGCGCATCGGCCGGATACTTCCGCAACACCCAGGGCACCGTGGACGCGTACGCGGCCATCGAACGGGCCGTCCACTACGGCTTCAAGCCGGGAACTCGCATCTTCTTCGCCGTCGACTTCGACGCCCTCGACCACGAGATCACCAGCAACATCATTCCTCACTTCAGGGCCATCCGCCGGGTTCTGGCCGCTGACGGCCGCTACGGGGTCGGCATCTACGGGCCACGTAACGTGTGCACCCGTGTTCACCGCGAGGGTCTGTCCAAGGCGAGTTTCGTCTCCGACATGTCGACGGGCTTCTCCGGCAACCTGGGCTACTCACTTCCCATCGACTGGGCCTATGACCAGATCGCCACCATCACCATCGGCTCCGGTGAGGGTGCCATCGAAATTGACAAGAACATCGCCTCGGGCCGCGACAAGGGCCAGAACAGCTTCGACCCCAAGCCCCGGTCCGTAGAACCCGACGGCCTGTTCGACACCTCCAGAAGAGCGGCGCTCCTGGAGGACATCCAGGCCTATCTGGAGTCGGAGAATCTTCCCGAAGAGGGCGGCGGCCCCGAAGGGGTGGTACAGCTCTTCTCCACCACCGAGGCGTTCAACCTCCTCATGGAGCACGACCACATCGTCACCAGCGTGGCGAAGAAGATGCGGATACGCAAAGCCATGGTCATGTGCCCACTGCTGTGGGAGATCCGCAAGCTGCAAAACCTTGATTTCCTCTTTGACCACGGGGTGGTCACCTATCACACCACTGTGGACTGGGACCCAACGGACATATACAACAAGCGGGACTCCAGCACCGGACTCGGTCAGATATTTGCAGCCACCGCGATCAAGGCACGCAACCACCTCATCGACAAGGGCAGGATCACTGCCTCCGTCATGAACCCGGACAACGACGATGACGTCTGGGAAATCTGGCAGAAACTCAATGGCGAACAATACACCAGAAACACGTACAACATTCAGCATGTGGCTTATGCCCTGATGCATGCAGGAGCCATGATGGGCGTCGGCCTACCCACCCTTGACTACCCGGACAGAAGTACCCGTCTGTGCCTTGAGCGCTACCGGGGGGAAGACGAAGTCGCAGAGCGCGACGGCCACACCCAACTCGGTCTCTACCGCGTGATCGAGAACCATTTCGCGCCCCTTCGGTAA
- a CDS encoding DUF2690 domain-containing protein yields MLINAQTSLGESMPEGSTAKCAGFECRNKDAQRMGCHIGVWTAAAEKVGEVYLELRYSPSCGAAWARITEGRVGDTARVEGKQDRSAARSISYDRDTYSPMIEAPYPAAVRACLVLKDGGTEVCTSHGGASPLPAAVTDERKP; encoded by the coding sequence ATGCTCATCAACGCCCAGACGAGCCTGGGTGAGTCCATGCCGGAAGGCAGCACCGCGAAGTGCGCCGGGTTCGAGTGCCGGAACAAGGACGCCCAGCGCATGGGATGCCACATCGGGGTATGGACTGCTGCGGCCGAGAAGGTCGGGGAGGTCTACCTGGAGCTGCGCTACAGCCCCAGCTGCGGAGCCGCGTGGGCGCGGATCACCGAGGGCCGGGTCGGGGACACGGCCAGGGTCGAGGGAAAGCAGGACCGCTCGGCCGCACGCTCGATCTCCTATGACCGGGACACCTACTCCCCCATGATTGAAGCCCCCTACCCTGCGGCTGTACGGGCCTGCCTGGTCCTGAAGGACGGAGGCACGGAGGTCTGCACCTCGCACGGTGGCGCGTCACCCTTGCCCGCCGCGGTCACCGACGAGCGCAAACCGTAG